The region CCTGAAATTAGTGTGGTCGATTCAATCACTGTTAATTTGCAGGAAGGTGAATCAGCTTACATTGTTGAGGGTAATGAATTAGATGCAACCGCCACTGACAATTGCAATATTCAGGTTTTAATGAATGATAATAATAACAGCGCGTCACTGGCCGATGAAGTTTTCAATCCTGGTGTACATGATGTAATTTGGATAGCTACCGATTTAAGTGGTAATGGTACATCAAAAACAACAACTATAACTGTAAATGCCTTCAACAGTATTTCACCATCGGTTCAAAACAGAATTGTGATTTATCCCAACCCATCAAAAGGGCAGGTGACCATTGCCAATGCATCAGGCTATAATGTGAAAATTATGGATATGGCCGGGAGACTTGTAAAGGAAAAAGCCATTTCAACCAATAACTATCAGGTTGACCTAAGGAAGGGAATTTATCTTGTTCAACTAACATCAAACAAAGAGACACAAACCTCTGTATTGATGGTTGAATAAGTTGTCTTTATAATAAATTGAAAAAGGGGCCGTGTGCCCCTTTTTTTGAAATATCGAGATTGTACACATCGGTTGGTATGGGCAACCAGCATCAACCCAGGGGCAACGCCCCGGGCACATACCCACCGCAGAAAATCGCCGCGTTTGGCAGCAATTACCTGTAAAAAACTTATCATCGGCGAAACATCCCCCATCACACGCCCTAAAGGGCACCATCGCTCGCTAAACCCAGAACACCAATTCACCAATCACCTCACACTCTCACCTCACAACTCACCCAACCAACCGTCCACGCCCCGTAGGGGCAACCAGCATCAACCCAGGGGCAACGCCCCGGGCACATACCCACCGCAGAAAATCGCCGCGTTTGGCAGCAATTACCTGTAAAAAACTTATCATCGGCGAAACATCCCCCATCACACGCCCTAAAGGGCACCATCGCTCGCTAAACCCAGAACACCAATTCACCAATCACCTCACACTCTCACCTCACAACTCACCCAACCAACCGTCCACGCCCCGTAGGGGCAACCAGCATCAAACCAGGGGCAACGCCCCGGGCACATACCCACCGCAGAAAATCGCCGCGTTTGGCAGCAATTACCTGTAAAAAACTTATCATCGGCGAAACAACCCCCATCACACGCCCTAACTGAGGGCACCATCGCTCGCTAAACCCAAAAATTCACCAATCACCTCACACTCTCACCTTACAACTCACTCACCCAACCTGCCAACCCCACTCACGGCTCCAGACGGTAGCGTATCCATTTCCCTTCACTTTTCTCAAACACAATACGGTCATTTAATCGGCTGGGCCTGCCTTGCCAAAACTCAACATAAAAAGGCTCAATGCCATATCCGCCCCAGCGGGCAGGTCGTTCTAATTGCTCATTACCTTTCAGCATTGTTTCATACCGCTGTTCCAGGTCAGCCCTGCTCTCAGCCTTTTGGCTTTGCAGGCTTGCTATTGCTGCCGCCCGCGATTCCGGTGGACGCGAATCAAAATAAGCATCGCTTTGCCCGGCTGACAGGCGGGTTGCCGTACCTTCAATTCTGATTTGCCGTTCAAGTGCCGGCCAAAAAAAAGTAGCTGCTACCCGGTTATTTTTATTTATTTGCTGGCCTTTTCGACTATCGTAATCTGTAAAAAACATCAACCTGCCTTGTTCTATACCTTTGAGTAGCACCATACGACCGCTTACACGCCCATCTCCATTACTGGTAGACAAATGAAATGCATTATAGTCCGGCTGTTTGTTGGCCGCCGCTAACCAATATTCCACAGCTTCCATTGGCGAATCAGGCAAATCCTCAAAATCCAGGCTGTCTAAGTTATATTCTCTTCGGGAATTAATTTGCATAGCTTTTTTTTAGACCAACATCTGCGCTTTGCTTTTGTTGCCAGTCTTGTGCTGCGCAAATATAATTACAAGTTAAATGATTGGATATTCAACATTTTCAAAGTACAGCTGTTGTTTAGAATGATTATAAATGAATAAATGTTTAATCTGCTTATCGTTGGTAAAACGATGAGAATTAAAAATCAATAACTATGAAAATAGGGCTTTTAAGGGAACCCGATTTTGAACACCGCGTGGCACTTTTGCCCGAGGCAGTTCAAAAGTTGGAAAAAAAGGGACACCAGGTTTTATTTGAGCCTGATGCGGGAGCCAAAGCCTTTGCCCCCGATTCCGCCTATACCGAAAATGGCGCCGTTGCCACAAAGCGGACAGATATATTAAAAAATGCCGAACTCATATTAACCATTCAACCACTGCCGGTCAAAGAGCTGGATCATTTGCAAAAAGGACAGGTTGTGGTTGGTGTATACAATCCTTTGGTAAACAAAGAACTTGTAAATCAATTTAAAGAAAAAGGCCTTACATTATTAAGCCTCGACAATCTACCTCGAACCACGCGTGCTCAGGCCATGGATATTTTATCATCGATGGCCACCGTAGCCGGATACAAAAGTGTACTTGAGGCGGCCAACCGAGTACCGCGCTTTTTCCCCATGTTTATGTCGGCAGCCGGAACCATAAAACCTGCAAAAATGCTTATTCTCGGTGCAGGAGTAGCTGGTTTGCAGGCTATAGGCACAGCTCGCAAACTTGGTGCTGTGGTTGAGGTTTTCGATGTGCGTGCAGCTGTTAAAGAAGAGGTACAATCGCTCGGAGGCAAATTCATTGAGGTTGAAGGTGCCAAAGATGATAAAGATGCAGGAGGTTATGCCGTAGAGCAATCAGATGATTTTAAAAACCGGCAGCAAGAGAAAATTCAGGAGCATGCCATTAAATCTGATGTCATTATTACAACCGCTCAAATACCCGGTAAGCCTGCTCCAAAGCTTATTACCAAAGCATCAATCGAGCAAATGAAACCCGGATCGGTCATCATCGATATTGCCGCATCAAGCGGAGGTAATACCGAACTTACCCAGGACAACAAAGTAGTGAACCACAATGGCGTAATGATCGTGGGTAACTCACAAATATCTTCAGATATGGCTGACGATGCATCCCGTATGTTTGGCAATAATGTCATCAACTTTCTGGAAATTCTCACTGGCGAAAACAGTGCGCTGAAACTTAATTTTGAAGACGACATCATTGCTGGTTGCACCATTACCCATGAGGGAGATTTAATAAGTGAACGCATTCGAAAAGCATATAAAAATTAAATTGATATGGAAGCTATTCTGGAATTTTTCTTTACCTATCGCGAAGCAATTTTCATCATCATACTATCAATATTTCTTGGTATTGAAGTAATTTCCAATGTGCCGGCCGTATTGCACACGCCGCTTATGTCGGGTGCCAATGCCATTCATGGTGTGGTAATAATCGGGGCCATTATTGTAATGGGTCATGCCGAAGAAACAATTGCCTTTATTCTGGGGTTTTTGGCCGTAGTGCTGGGTACGCTCAATGTAGTAGGCGGATTTGTGGTAACCCATCGCATGTTGGATATGTTCAACAAAAAAAAGAAGAAACAATAAACGTAGTTAATCAACAGCTTGTTTAAAAGCCAAATCAAAAGGTATGAACGAAGTATTTAAACTAACAGAAAATATATCATTTACACTTGGAGATGCATTGCTCGAGCTAATTTATGTAATTGCATCGGTGTTGTTTATTATAGGATTAAAAATGCTAAGTAGCCCCAAAACAGCCAAGCGCGGAAATCTTTGGGCTGCTTTGGGTATGGTAATGGCCATTATTGCCACCATATCGCTGCATGAAATGGATGGCGAACCCATCAAAAATATAGGCTGGATCATTGGAGCCATAGCCCTTGGGACTGTTATAGGCTGGGCCATAGCAGTAAAGGTCAAAATGACCGCTATGCCACAGTTGGTCTCGTTTTTTAACGGAATGGGTGGTGCCAGTGCCGCACTAATATCGCTCATGGAATTTCCACATCTTGCCCATGGCAGTGCGCTTGTGGCAATGCATACCGGCGAAGTACTGGCCATTCTGCTTGGTTTAATGATCGGAAGTGTATCGTTTGCCGGTAGTATGATTGCCTTTGGAAAACTCGATGGCCGAATAAAAGATATTCGTGCTTCAGCGCTGCGTGTAATTAATCTCATATTTTTAGCTGTGCTCATCGGCTTTATTGTTTACATTATGACACGCGGAGAAGCCAGTCCGGCAGAATTAATGCCTGCCATATATCTCATGTTGGCCATTAGTCTTATTTACGGAGTATCTTTTGTAATGCCAATTGGTGGAGCCGATATGCCCGTAGTTATTTCACTGCTGAACTCATTTACAGGAGTTGCCGCAGCTATGGGTGGTTTTCTTTATGATAATCAGGCCATGCTTACCGGAGGTATACTGGTTGGTTCGGCCGGTACCATACTCACCATTTTAATGTGTCGTGCCATGAACCGTTCGCTTACCAATGTGATTTTAGGTGCATTTGGTGGCGGTGGAGCAGCTGCAGGACAGGAAGGCGGTACAGTAAAAGAAATATCGCTGAGCGATGCCGCTGTGCTGCTCAACTATTCGCAAAAGATATACATTATTCCCGGTTATGGATTGGCCGTTGCACAGGCACAGCACCTTGTGAACGAAATGTCGAAAATGCTCGAGCGCAATGGGGTAGAAGTGAAGTTTGGTATTCACTCAGTTGCCGGCCGCATGCCCGGACACATGAATGTGCTGCTTGCTGAGGCAGATGTGCCATACGAAAAACTCATAGAAGAGCGCGATGCCAGCGAAGAAATGTCATCGACCGATGTGGCTGTGGTTATTGGTGCCAATGATGTGGTAAACCCAGCTGCTGAAGAAGATCCCTCAAGTCCCATTTATGGAATGCCCATAATACGTGCCGGACAGGCCAAAAACATCATTGTAATGAAACGTGGAATGGGAAAAGGATATGCTGCCATCGAAAACAGCCTTTTCTACAACGATAAAACAAGAATGCTCTTTGGTAATGCCAAAGATTCGCTGCAAAAACTGATAGAAGAGATCAAAGCATTGTAGTCCATTGAAAAAACTATATTTTAATGCGCAACAATAGCCGGCTTTCGGGCTTGTTCTTGTTGCGCATTTTTAAATTAAGCCCATTCTTTTTACAACTAATACCGATTTAAAGTGTCTAAATTTATGATGGCAATGTTTTTTTAATGAAGTTTTATTGATAATAATCTTATACAACTCCATAATTGATAACCTTTTGGAAAAGGTTATTGAATAACAGGGCCATCCGTAGAAAAAAATATCAATACTAAATATAGTAAAATGAAATACATAGGTGCACATGTAAGCGCAGCCGGAGGTGTAGAAAATGCGCCAGACAACGCAGCAGCAATAGGCGCAACAGCTTTTGCGCTTTTTACAAAAAACCAACGACAATGGCAAGCCAAACCGCTTAGCGATAAAAATATTGAAGGTTTTAAAGCCCGTTGCGAAGCATTGGGGTATGGTGCCGGACAAATTTTACCACACGACAGCTATCTCATAAATCTTGGGCACCCCGAGGCAGCGGGGCTTGAGAAATCGCGCAATGCTTTTTTAGATGAAATGCAACGTTGTGAGCAGTTGGGCATCGACAGGTTAAATTTTCATCCCGGTTCGCATCTTAAAAAAACATCAGTTACGGCCTGCCTTAGTACTATAGCAGAATCGGTCAACCTGGCCCTTGAAAAAACAAACGGCGTTACAGCTGTTATAGAAAATACTGCAGGCCAGGGCACAAACCTCGGGTATAGTTTCGAACAAATAACTGAAATTATTGACCAGGTCGAAGATAAAACAAGGGTAGGAGTGTGTATCGATACCTGCCATGGTTTTGCAGCTGGTTACGATTTTAGTACGGCCGATGGTTACGATAAGCTATGGAAAGAGTTCGAAGATTTTATAGGATTCCAGTACCTCAAAGGCATGCACCTGAACGATGCTAAAAAGGAACTCGCCAGTCGCGTTGATCGCCATGCCCCGCTGGGCGAAGGTTTTATTGGCGCTAAAGGCTTTGAGCGTATCATGAATGATTCACGAATAAAAAATATCCCGCTAATACTGGAAACACCAGAGCCGGAGCGTTGGAATGCGGAAATTAAAATGCTGAAAGAAATGATATGATAATTCTCCACTTTATTATTGGCCGGAGGTTCTTTAGAATAGCCATTTTTTATTATTTTTAAAGAAAAAAGATTGAATCGTCTCCTTATAGTCATATCAACGCTATTTATTTTTCAGATAACTTCAGCCAATTCGCTACTGGAGAAGGGATTTCCGTATATACGTAATTTCGATCTTTCCGATCTGAGCAGCAATTTGCAAAATTGGATGTCGGTACAAACACCAAATGGTTATATTTATGTGGCCAATAGCTCACGCCTTTTCGAATTCGATGGACTGAACTGGAATACATATTCATTGCCGAATAACAGTGCCTTGCGCGCTTTGGAAACTGATACTTCTGGCCGGGTCTATGTGGGGGGGACACGCGAGTTTGGCTATTTCTATCCCGATCAATATGGTCGGTTAAACTATTACTCACTTTCAGATCAACTCGATACGATCGATTTTGAATCGGTGTGGCGCGTGTTGAAAACTTCAAACGGCATTTATTATGTGGCAGGACGCAAACATATTTTCAAATATACCAATACCCGGCTACAAATGGTCGTAGCCCCACCCGCAATTGGCGATTTCAGGGCATCGGTTATCAATGATGAAATTCTGTTTTATGATGTGAATGCCGGCTTCGGAAAAGTTGTAAACGATACCATGCGCGTATACCGCGACGCCCTTTTACCGCCTGACCACACGGTCTATTTTTTTATGCCCGGAAAAACCAATAATATCATTGCCGGAGTGCGCCAACAAGGGTTATTTCACTATACACCGCAAACAAAACTTATTTCATGGGAAGCATCCCTTAAATTGTCCAAAGAAAATATAAAATATAATTCGGTGGGGCCTGCAGGCAATCATTGGATAAAACCAGTGTCTGGAGAACTAAACAGGTTGCTTAAAAAAGCCGTTACCTATTATGCTGTCAGCCATAAACACAATTATTACATTGCCACCTTGCGAAAGGGCCTTATAATTGTCGATCATGAGTTTAATATAATCAACAATTACCGTAAAAAATACGGTATTACAAGCGATGCAGTATACCACATACAGGTCGATAAACAAGAAAACCTGTGGCTTACTGGCGAAATGGGACTCTCTTTTGTACGTTACAGACATCCGTTTCGCTATTTCGATGAATTGAATAAAATAAATGGCGTTACCATCTCGGTTAAATCATATCGCAATGAGGTTTTCCTTGGAACCACGCAAGGCCTTTTTTCTATCACTCAGAATAAGGGGCGCTTTGGATATATTCACGATTTATATCTCGTTACCGATGAATATACCTATGTGCTCGATATTGAACCAATACCAAACCATCCCGATAACCTCATATTTAGTAGCTTACGCGACATCGTTTTGCTCAACCATAAGACCGGCAGGGTGCAGTCAATTGCATCATTTTACGGAACCTATGATGTTGAAAAAGTCCCGTTTGCCGATGACATATTTCTACTGGGGCACACAGAAGGAATTGGAGCCATAAAATTGAAAATAAATTCCCACGGAACTGCTGTGGCAAAGCGGCTTCACAGCTTTCAAAACTTTGAAGAAAATGTCAGGAAAATGGTATTTGACAATGAAAAAAGGTTGTGGGTAACTACAGGCTACAACGGGGTCTTCAGACTTGACCTTGATGCAAATTTACAGGTGCAGTCCATAAAAAAATACAGCAAGGCCAATGGACTACCCTTCAATGATAAAAATGTACCCTATTTTACAGACGATACCCTTTTTATGGCCACAAGGGCAGGAGTAATGTGGTATGATAAGCGTACCGAAACTTTTAAACCATATGCTGACCTTTATGAAGCGCCTGTATTTGATACTGTTATGATCAATACTGTGCTGCCTACAGCAGATAAAATCTGGTTTGGACTTAATAAAGGCGTTATGTATTTCGACAGAATCAATCGCCGCATTGAAAAAACCGCTTTTCGCAGATTATCAAATCATGGTACCGAAGGGATCGATAAAGATGAAAATGGCAACATTTGGCTGGCCAGTTTAAATCAGGCCATTGCCATCGATACCACTTTCCTTTTTGAACAATATATGAAGGTGCCCCTGATGTTCCGAAAGGTGACCTTCGGAGAAGATTCACTTATGGCGCTGCCCACTTTTAAAGTTTACCGCAGTAGTGCATTGAAGCTGGGTGAAATTCCTTTTAGCCACAATTCCCTGCAGGCGCAATTGGCGTGTCCCGCATACCAGTCGCTGGACGATATGCAGTTTTCTTATAAGCTAAAAGGATTGAGTAACAAATGGAGCGCCTGGAATAATGAAAGTACAATTGACTTTTCATATCTGCCCGGAGGCGAGTATCAATTAATCGTAAAAGCGCGTGATGCCAATAACCAGGTAATTGGTACAGCCAGCGCCCGGTTTTCCATTGCTCCACCATATTACCTCACAGCATGGGCAATCGCAATTTATATTGTTTTGGCTGCCTTAATTATTTATGCTGCCATTCATTTTAATAGCAGGAGACTCCAGTCTGATAAGAAAAAGCTGCAAAAACGTATTAATGATGCAATTGCAACTGTGCAACAACAAAAAGAAGAGCTTGAACTGCAAACGCAACATCTGGCAATAACCAATAAAGAACTCGAAAAGTTGTCCATTGTTGCAGAA is a window of Salinivirga cyanobacteriivorans DNA encoding:
- the pdxH gene encoding pyridoxamine 5'-phosphate oxidase, translated to MQINSRREYNLDSLDFEDLPDSPMEAVEYWLAAANKQPDYNAFHLSTSNGDGRVSGRMVLLKGIEQGRLMFFTDYDSRKGQQINKNNRVAATFFWPALERQIRIEGTATRLSAGQSDAYFDSRPPESRAAAIASLQSQKAESRADLEQRYETMLKGNEQLERPARWGGYGIEPFYVEFWQGRPSRLNDRIVFEKSEGKWIRYRLEP
- a CDS encoding Re/Si-specific NAD(P)(+) transhydrogenase subunit alpha codes for the protein MKIGLLREPDFEHRVALLPEAVQKLEKKGHQVLFEPDAGAKAFAPDSAYTENGAVATKRTDILKNAELILTIQPLPVKELDHLQKGQVVVGVYNPLVNKELVNQFKEKGLTLLSLDNLPRTTRAQAMDILSSMATVAGYKSVLEAANRVPRFFPMFMSAAGTIKPAKMLILGAGVAGLQAIGTARKLGAVVEVFDVRAAVKEEVQSLGGKFIEVEGAKDDKDAGGYAVEQSDDFKNRQQEKIQEHAIKSDVIITTAQIPGKPAPKLITKASIEQMKPGSVIIDIAASSGGNTELTQDNKVVNHNGVMIVGNSQISSDMADDASRMFGNNVINFLEILTGENSALKLNFEDDIIAGCTITHEGDLISERIRKAYKN
- a CDS encoding NAD(P) transhydrogenase subunit alpha, whose amino-acid sequence is MEAILEFFFTYREAIFIIILSIFLGIEVISNVPAVLHTPLMSGANAIHGVVIIGAIIVMGHAEETIAFILGFLAVVLGTLNVVGGFVVTHRMLDMFNKKKKKQ
- a CDS encoding SpoIIE family protein phosphatase gives rise to the protein MNRLLIVISTLFIFQITSANSLLEKGFPYIRNFDLSDLSSNLQNWMSVQTPNGYIYVANSSRLFEFDGLNWNTYSLPNNSALRALETDTSGRVYVGGTREFGYFYPDQYGRLNYYSLSDQLDTIDFESVWRVLKTSNGIYYVAGRKHIFKYTNTRLQMVVAPPAIGDFRASVINDEILFYDVNAGFGKVVNDTMRVYRDALLPPDHTVYFFMPGKTNNIIAGVRQQGLFHYTPQTKLISWEASLKLSKENIKYNSVGPAGNHWIKPVSGELNRLLKKAVTYYAVSHKHNYYIATLRKGLIIVDHEFNIINNYRKKYGITSDAVYHIQVDKQENLWLTGEMGLSFVRYRHPFRYFDELNKINGVTISVKSYRNEVFLGTTQGLFSITQNKGRFGYIHDLYLVTDEYTYVLDIEPIPNHPDNLIFSSLRDIVLLNHKTGRVQSIASFYGTYDVEKVPFADDIFLLGHTEGIGAIKLKINSHGTAVAKRLHSFQNFEENVRKMVFDNEKRLWVTTGYNGVFRLDLDANLQVQSIKKYSKANGLPFNDKNVPYFTDDTLFMATRAGVMWYDKRTETFKPYADLYEAPVFDTVMINTVLPTADKIWFGLNKGVMYFDRINRRIEKTAFRRLSNHGTEGIDKDENGNIWLASLNQAIAIDTTFLFEQYMKVPLMFRKVTFGEDSLMALPTFKVYRSSALKLGEIPFSHNSLQAQLACPAYQSLDDMQFSYKLKGLSNKWSAWNNESTIDFSYLPGGEYQLIVKARDANNQVIGTASARFSIAPPYYLTAWAIAIYIVLAALIIYAAIHFNSRRLQSDKKKLQKRINDAIATVQQQKEELELQTQHLAITNKELEKLSIVAEYTDNAVAIMDGKGYYQWINKGFTRMYGYEFDELLQDQDREKIGKHANLRMNDLINIWFGDKKPIIYESLNKCKDGSEIWVQTALTPILDSEGNVDKLITIDTDIRKLKEAEQEIQQQRDEIRSQRDIAVKQRDEIRQQKQEITDSIHYAQRIQEALFPSTQTLSKVFKENFVFDLPRDIVSGDFYWVHQSDDVALLAVADCTGHGVPGAFMSLIGLNFLNEIVISEGIKQPDKVLNSLRTKIINALRQSSRVGDNKDGMDIALISYDANKRKLSYAGANNVALVKRNEELIELEPDKMPISIFRDIQIPFKLKSLETKPGDMLYMFSDGYTDQFGGTKGKKFKTVNFRKLILTLPQHDLEKQEHMVVERFKSWKGDTDQIDDVLVVGVKLV
- the nfo gene encoding deoxyribonuclease IV, whose product is MKYIGAHVSAAGGVENAPDNAAAIGATAFALFTKNQRQWQAKPLSDKNIEGFKARCEALGYGAGQILPHDSYLINLGHPEAAGLEKSRNAFLDEMQRCEQLGIDRLNFHPGSHLKKTSVTACLSTIAESVNLALEKTNGVTAVIENTAGQGTNLGYSFEQITEIIDQVEDKTRVGVCIDTCHGFAAGYDFSTADGYDKLWKEFEDFIGFQYLKGMHLNDAKKELASRVDRHAPLGEGFIGAKGFERIMNDSRIKNIPLILETPEPERWNAEIKMLKEMI
- a CDS encoding NAD(P)(+) transhydrogenase (Re/Si-specific) subunit beta, which gives rise to MNEVFKLTENISFTLGDALLELIYVIASVLFIIGLKMLSSPKTAKRGNLWAALGMVMAIIATISLHEMDGEPIKNIGWIIGAIALGTVIGWAIAVKVKMTAMPQLVSFFNGMGGASAALISLMEFPHLAHGSALVAMHTGEVLAILLGLMIGSVSFAGSMIAFGKLDGRIKDIRASALRVINLIFLAVLIGFIVYIMTRGEASPAELMPAIYLMLAISLIYGVSFVMPIGGADMPVVISLLNSFTGVAAAMGGFLYDNQAMLTGGILVGSAGTILTILMCRAMNRSLTNVILGAFGGGGAAAGQEGGTVKEISLSDAAVLLNYSQKIYIIPGYGLAVAQAQHLVNEMSKMLERNGVEVKFGIHSVAGRMPGHMNVLLAEADVPYEKLIEERDASEEMSSTDVAVVIGANDVVNPAAEEDPSSPIYGMPIIRAGQAKNIIVMKRGMGKGYAAIENSLFYNDKTRMLFGNAKDSLQKLIEEIKAL